Genomic window (Phormidium ambiguum IAM M-71):
TGCCCATCTTCAGCTGCTTCTCCCAAAGTGTGAACGATACCTGCTCGGTAGCGAAATTCGGAATTGGGAGCGATGCCCAAGTTACGTGCGATCGCATCTGCGGTGATAAATCCAATCCCGTAAATATCTGTTGCTAGTTGATAGGGATTTTCGGAAACGATGGCGATCGCCGCAGCGCCGTATTGTTTAAATATTTTGACGGCATAAGTTGTAGAGACACCGTGACTTTGTAAAAATACCATCACTTCTTTGATGGCTTTTTGGGTTTCCCAGGCTTGGCGAATCATAGTCACTCGCTTTTTGCCAATACCGGGAACTTCGATCAGGCGATCGATTTGATGTTCAATTATCTCTAATGTTTCTAAGCCAAAATGAGTGACAATGCGTTTGGCATTTACCGGGCCAATGCCTTTTATTAAACCGCTACCCAAGTATTTTTCCATTCCTGTAAGTGTGGCGGGTTTGGTTTCGACGTATTGAGTAACTTGGAATTGAGTGCCGTATTTGGGATGGTCGCGCCAGAAACCAATCAGCTTCAGAGTTTGTCCGGCTTGCAGATTGGCGAAGCTGCCGACGATGGTAAATAGGTCGCGTTCCCCTGGTACTTTCAGTCGTGCTACTGAATAACCTTCAGGGGAAGCAAAGGTAAGACGTTCCACAACACCTTGTATTTGTTCGGTGTGGATTGAAGTTGTGGATTGTGTTTGAATGTTTGCACCAGACACTAGCTTTTGTTATTTTTCCTTGGCTTATTTGTCACTAAATAATAAACTTTAAAACTACAAAATTGCTGATTTTATTATACAATAAAGTCAGGAAATATCTAAACTAAAAGTATGAATATTCCAATTAGTTAGCAACTATCAACAGGTAAAGTTATGAAATACGCTCAAAATCAACATAATCAATAGTTTTCCAATTTAATTGATGCCAAAATTCAAACAAAAGGTGTTCCCCAAACATCCCAATTTTGCTTGTTAAAAGGTGATTTCCACTTAGCGATTAGTGCTGATTCTAGTTGTTGCCTTGGTTTAGTAGCGATCGGTGCTTCCCACCAAAATGTCATACAAATCGCAGTTTTTAATTGATGTGTACGATGCAAATTTTCGTAGTAACTAAGATATCTTTTGCAGTCATGTGTTCCCTTCCAGCGTTGGTTTGATTTACGGGTTTCACCAACATATAACAGTAGCGGCATTGCATTATCAATGACAAAATATAGACAAGCTTCACCTGGCCCATCTACAGGCATTCGATAAAACGACATGGGTTGTAAAGTTAATGAAAATGGATCGATCGAATCTGGGTCAACGTGCGTTGGTGTCAAATCGAATAACGTTTGCTGCACTGCTGGTTGACTAACTTTCACCTGTTGTTGATATTCAAAAATGCGAGTTTTCCAAGCAACTAACGCATCACAACTCATGCTTAATGTCGGTTGCTGACTTTTGAAAACAGGTTCAGATTGGATGTCAAATAAACTCAGTTGTTCGGGTTCCACGTTTTGATTGCTATAACTAACATTTATGGTACATCGGCTTGCATTTGCTAGTTGCAGCGATCTCCCTAGTCAGAAGATGAGATGCACTCCTAAACCTTAAACAAAAAATCAATGTTGAGCATCCCGAAGCTTATTTGATTTTGGCTGATTCCACACACCAGCTTTGGCAGCGATCGCTAACTTTT
Coding sequences:
- a CDS encoding GIY-YIG nuclease family protein, whose amino-acid sequence is MEPEQLSLFDIQSEPVFKSQQPTLSMSCDALVAWKTRIFEYQQQVKVSQPAVQQTLFDLTPTHVDPDSIDPFSLTLQPMSFYRMPVDGPGEACLYFVIDNAMPLLLYVGETRKSNQRWKGTHDCKRYLSYYENLHRTHQLKTAICMTFWWEAPIATKPRQQLESALIAKWKSPFNKQNWDVWGTPFV